In a genomic window of Pedobacter sp. KBS0701:
- a CDS encoding RagB/SusD family nutrient uptake outer membrane protein has translation MKNSFKIILASGVLLLSLNSCKKGDLNVLPTNDVTAATVYATPAGYKQGLVKLYAAYALTSSTGSDNSDIGGLNSGFADFLRLFWTSQELVTDEAICAWGDTGIPELDYGTPSVDNQFLRGLYSRSILQITVCNEFLRESTPEKLASRNITGTDAADIAKYRAEARFLRAYQYWVLLDAFGNPPFVTENDEIGKVAPKQIQRAALFTYIESELKAIEGDLANARGNEYGRADKGADWALLARLYLNAQVYTGTAKYTEAITYSSKVIAAGYSLKSNYMDLFKADNNINNTENILTINYDGITGTNYGGTTFLINAGINADMGTASYGVPNGGWGGNRTRQNLPALFPDANGTLDKRGTFFGAKNTVDEIGVFTDGLRVTKFKNIIGTSTIPPSLNGTFSSLDFAIFRLAEQYLIYGEAVARGGSGGDAGKALEYVNALRQRAYGNASGNLTPAALTVDFYLDERARELYWEGHRRTDLVRYGKFTGGTYLWPFKGGVKAGTSIPAYRNIYPIPAADLIANPNLVQNTGY, from the coding sequence ATGAAAAACTCATTTAAAATAATATTGGCATCAGGTGTTTTATTGTTGTCATTAAATTCATGCAAAAAAGGAGATTTAAACGTATTGCCCACCAACGATGTTACTGCGGCAACCGTTTATGCTACTCCGGCAGGTTATAAACAAGGTTTGGTTAAACTATATGCAGCTTATGCATTAACCAGTTCTACCGGATCGGATAATAGTGATATTGGTGGATTGAACTCGGGTTTTGCAGATTTCCTGCGTTTATTCTGGACTTCACAAGAGCTGGTAACCGATGAGGCGATCTGTGCCTGGGGAGATACTGGTATTCCGGAATTGGATTATGGTACACCAAGTGTGGATAATCAATTTTTAAGGGGATTATACTCGAGAAGTATTTTACAGATCACGGTTTGTAATGAATTTCTTCGCGAAAGTACACCTGAGAAATTAGCTTCGCGCAACATTACGGGTACCGATGCTGCAGATATTGCCAAATACCGTGCAGAAGCCCGTTTCTTACGTGCTTATCAATATTGGGTGCTTTTAGATGCCTTTGGTAATCCGCCTTTTGTTACCGAAAATGATGAAATCGGTAAAGTAGCCCCAAAACAAATTCAGAGAGCGGCTCTTTTTACTTATATCGAATCAGAACTAAAAGCAATTGAGGGTGATTTAGCCAATGCCCGTGGCAACGAATATGGTCGCGCAGATAAAGGTGCTGACTGGGCGCTACTGGCCAGGTTATATTTAAATGCACAGGTGTATACCGGCACTGCAAAATATACCGAAGCCATTACTTACTCAAGCAAGGTAATTGCTGCAGGTTATAGCTTAAAATCCAATTATATGGATCTTTTTAAAGCAGATAACAACATCAACAATACCGAAAACATCTTAACTATTAATTATGATGGCATAACAGGTACCAATTATGGAGGCACCACATTCCTGATCAATGCAGGCATTAATGCCGATATGGGTACAGCCTCTTATGGTGTGCCAAATGGTGGTTGGGGCGGTAACAGGACCCGTCAGAATTTGCCTGCACTATTCCCAGATGCAAATGGAACTTTAGATAAACGCGGTACTTTTTTCGGTGCGAAAAATACAGTTGATGAAATTGGTGTGTTTACAGATGGATTGCGTGTTACAAAATTCAAAAACATCATTGGTACAAGTACCATACCGCCATCATTAAATGGAACATTCAGCTCTTTGGATTTTGCCATTTTCCGTTTGGCTGAACAGTATTTGATTTACGGAGAAGCAGTTGCCCGTGGCGGTTCAGGTGGCGATGCAGGGAAAGCACTCGAATATGTTAATGCCTTACGTCAACGTGCTTATGGCAATGCGTCAGGTAATCTGACTCCGGCTGCCTTAACTGTCGATTTTTATTTGGATGAGCGTGCCCGCGAATTATACTGGGAAGGTCACCGCCGTACCGATTTGGTGCGTTATGGTAAATTTACCGGTGGTACTTACTTATGGCCGTTTAAAGGTGGGGTTAAAGCCGGAACTTCCATTCCAGCTTACCGCAACATCTATCCGATTCCGGCGGCAGATTTAATTGCCAATCCGAATCTGGTTCAAAACACAGGTTATTAA
- a CDS encoding SusE domain-containing protein translates to MKSIFFKTLALCFIALSLWSCKKDETQTVSTIGAAGTLTASTTNLSLVQANGAQAALTLSYPLATSSGYVVPVNSTLQFALKGTNFATPKEVVVNTKTYAPTVTEINNMILALGGKVGVAAQVEVRLKSGAAVNDLTYSNVITLTATPYLASAWIYAPGAYQGWDPTTADSLISLSSNGIYTGMIAYTAGNLEFKITPAKKWDVAYGDAGAGKISSSAGDNLKSPDAVVKQVTVDLNAKTIVFSTPNEWSIIGDATLGGWNNDTDMKVVNDGKSNNYSIKTTLTTGALKFRFKHDWTVNLGGSITALTNGGDNIAVTAPGTYTITLDVAAKKATMVKN, encoded by the coding sequence ATGAAATCAATATTTTTCAAAACCTTGGCCCTTTGCTTTATAGCACTATCGCTTTGGTCGTGTAAAAAAGACGAAACCCAAACGGTTTCAACTATTGGGGCAGCAGGCACACTAACTGCTTCTACTACTAACTTAAGTTTAGTGCAGGCAAACGGTGCGCAGGCCGCATTAACATTAAGCTATCCACTGGCTACTTCATCAGGTTATGTGGTGCCGGTTAACTCCACCCTACAGTTCGCTTTAAAAGGTACCAATTTTGCTACTCCAAAAGAAGTAGTGGTTAACACAAAAACCTATGCCCCAACCGTAACCGAAATCAACAACATGATTTTGGCTTTAGGTGGCAAAGTTGGCGTTGCTGCCCAGGTAGAAGTGAGGTTGAAATCGGGCGCAGCCGTAAACGATTTAACTTACTCAAACGTGATCACTTTAACCGCTACACCTTATTTAGCTTCAGCATGGATTTATGCTCCGGGAGCTTATCAGGGCTGGGATCCTACCACTGCTGACAGTTTAATTTCGTTATCAAGCAATGGTATATACACCGGAATGATTGCTTATACTGCCGGAAACCTGGAGTTTAAAATTACACCTGCCAAAAAATGGGATGTTGCCTATGGCGACGCAGGTGCGGGTAAAATCAGCAGTAGCGCAGGCGATAACCTAAAATCACCAGATGCTGTAGTGAAACAGGTTACAGTTGATTTAAATGCTAAAACCATAGTTTTTTCAACACCGAACGAATGGTCGATTATTGGAGACGCAACTTTGGGCGGGTGGAACAATGATACGGATATGAAAGTGGTAAATGATGGAAAATCAAATAATTACTCCATTAAAACAACCTTAACCACTGGTGCATTGAAATTCAGGTTCAAACACGATTGGACCGTTAATCTTGGTGGTAGCATAACTGCTTTAACCAATGGAGGCGATAACATTGCCGTAACCGCTCCCGGAACTTATACCATCACTTTAGATGTAGCTGCAAAAAAAGCTACAATGGTTAAAAACTAA
- a CDS encoding glycoside hydrolase family 13 protein — MNRSHTHPNYPFPIHNHTNTSFLKRVTTILTLLVVLLTNNLFAQKLERVEPMFWFTDMHNPKLQLLVHGENIASSSVSLTYPGVKLVKVNKVENPNYIFLDLIIAPAAKAGKFPINFAVNGKKIFTYTYELKNRDKSAGRIQGVTNKDFIYLLMPDRFSNGDKSNDVVQGLTETALNRDSMYYRHGGDIQGVINHLDYLKNLGITTVWMTPEVENDMPHASYHGYAVTDHYKIDPRYGTNALYKKYVEVAHAKGLKVIKDIVHNHIGTQHWFYKDLPMKSWLNQWPKYTQTSYRDQTVMDIHASAADRKQMLDGWFVPSMPDLNQRNPFVQNYLTQNHIWWIEYAGIDGLRLDTYGYNDPAYMADWAVKVQAEFPHLSVFGETLVTAVANQAFFTGGNTVNRGFDTHLQGITDATLKDAIYEGINGKNGWVDGINRLYATLAHDFLYKNPNTNCIFLDNHDMSRFYSMVGEDFDKYKMGMSILLTMRGIPQMYYGTEILMKNFSNPDGLIRSDFPGGWEGDKKDKFIADGRTNKENEAFNFVKTLANFRKNSPALQTGKLMQFVPQDDIYVYFRYNAEPKGTVMVIVNNTEKEKPLNTDRFAERTTGITSAKNVITGENIEFKNIKVPAKTTLVLELR; from the coding sequence ATGAACAGATCTCATACCCATCCAAATTATCCGTTCCCAATTCATAATCATACTAATACTTCCTTTTTAAAAAGGGTAACAACCATTTTGACCCTTCTGGTTGTCTTGCTAACAAACAATCTCTTTGCCCAAAAGCTGGAACGGGTAGAACCGATGTTCTGGTTTACAGACATGCACAATCCAAAATTGCAATTGCTGGTTCATGGCGAAAACATTGCTTCAAGCTCGGTTTCCTTAACTTATCCGGGAGTAAAACTCGTAAAGGTTAACAAAGTTGAAAACCCGAACTATATATTTCTTGATTTAATAATTGCTCCCGCGGCCAAAGCCGGAAAATTCCCGATTAACTTTGCCGTTAACGGAAAAAAGATATTTACTTACACCTACGAATTAAAAAACCGTGATAAAAGCGCGGGCAGGATTCAGGGTGTAACCAACAAAGATTTTATTTACCTGCTCATGCCTGACCGTTTTTCGAACGGCGATAAAAGCAACGATGTGGTGCAGGGCTTAACCGAAACCGCATTAAACCGCGACAGCATGTACTACCGCCATGGCGGCGATATCCAGGGCGTAATCAATCACCTCGATTACCTGAAAAATTTAGGAATTACGACCGTTTGGATGACGCCAGAGGTAGAAAATGACATGCCACATGCTTCATATCATGGCTATGCGGTAACCGATCACTACAAAATAGATCCACGTTATGGTACTAACGCACTTTACAAGAAATACGTAGAAGTTGCGCATGCCAAAGGACTAAAAGTAATAAAAGATATTGTGCACAACCACATTGGTACCCAACATTGGTTTTATAAAGATTTACCAATGAAAAGCTGGTTAAACCAATGGCCAAAATATACACAGACCAGTTACCGCGATCAAACGGTAATGGATATCCATGCATCAGCAGCCGACCGCAAGCAGATGTTGGATGGCTGGTTTGTACCTTCAATGCCCGATTTAAACCAACGTAACCCTTTCGTACAAAATTACCTGACCCAAAACCACATCTGGTGGATAGAATATGCTGGTATTGATGGTTTACGTTTGGATACTTATGGATACAATGATCCGGCTTACATGGCCGATTGGGCTGTAAAAGTGCAGGCAGAATTTCCACACTTATCTGTTTTTGGTGAAACATTGGTAACCGCGGTGGCTAACCAGGCTTTCTTTACTGGTGGCAATACCGTGAACCGCGGTTTCGATACCCATTTACAGGGCATTACTGATGCTACTTTAAAAGATGCGATTTATGAAGGAATAAACGGCAAAAATGGTTGGGTAGATGGCATTAACCGTTTGTATGCAACCCTGGCGCATGATTTTCTCTACAAAAATCCAAATACCAACTGTATTTTTCTGGACAACCACGATATGAGCCGTTTTTACTCAATGGTGGGCGAAGATTTCGATAAATACAAAATGGGAATGAGTATCTTGTTAACCATGCGCGGCATTCCGCAAATGTATTACGGAACCGAAATTTTAATGAAAAATTTCTCCAATCCAGATGGATTAATCCGTTCTGATTTTCCTGGGGGATGGGAAGGCGATAAAAAAGATAAATTCATAGCCGATGGCCGTACAAACAAAGAAAACGAGGCTTTCAACTTTGTAAAAACCTTAGCTAATTTCCGCAAAAACAGTCCGGCATTGCAAACAGGTAAATTGATGCAGTTTGTGCCACAGGATGATATTTATGTTTATTTCCGTTACAATGCAGAACCAAAAGGCACTGTAATGGTTATTGTAAACAATACAGAGAAAGAAAAGCCATTAAATACAGATCGCTTTGCAGAAAGAACAACAGGAATTACTTCCGCGAAAAATGTAATTACAGGCGAAAACATCGAATTTAAAAACATTAAAGTACCCGCTAAAACAACGTTGGTATTGGAATTAAGATAG
- the pgmB gene encoding beta-phosphoglucomutase: MQDNIHSEPSSLHLTPSASIKACLFDLDGVLVDTAVYHYKAWKRLANTMGFDFTEEQNEQLKGVSRVESLNKILAWGGVEKTDDEKEELATLKNSWYVDMITKMTPAEVLPGTVDFLTEIHKAGYKLALGSASKNSGIILEKTNLAHFFDEIVDGNMVTKSKPDPEVFLKGAELLGFKPDECVVFEDAVAGVEAAKRGGMKAIGIGEKSVLSQADLVVSGLDKLTVKDLEEL; this comes from the coding sequence ATGCAAGATAACATCCACTCAGAACCTTCCTCCTTACACCTTACACCTTCTGCCTCAATAAAGGCTTGTCTTTTCGACCTTGATGGTGTGCTGGTAGATACTGCGGTTTACCATTATAAAGCATGGAAACGTTTGGCTAATACCATGGGTTTTGATTTTACTGAAGAGCAGAACGAGCAGTTGAAAGGTGTTAGCCGGGTAGAAAGTTTGAACAAGATTTTGGCCTGGGGCGGCGTAGAGAAAACTGATGATGAGAAAGAAGAACTGGCCACTTTGAAAAACAGTTGGTATGTAGATATGATTACAAAAATGACGCCTGCTGAAGTTTTGCCCGGAACGGTTGATTTTTTAACCGAAATACACAAAGCAGGTTATAAACTGGCATTGGGCTCAGCAAGCAAAAACTCAGGAATCATTTTAGAAAAAACAAATCTGGCCCATTTCTTCGATGAAATAGTTGATGGAAACATGGTAACCAAATCAAAACCAGACCCCGAGGTATTTTTAAAAGGTGCCGAACTTTTAGGTTTTAAACCTGATGAATGTGTGGTTTTTGAAGATGCCGTTGCAGGCGTAGAAGCAGCAAAAAGAGGCGGAATGAAAGCCATCGGTATCGGCGAAAAAAGCGTGCTTAGCCAGGCAGATCTGGTAGTAAGCGGATTAGATAAATTAACAGTTAAAGACCTAGAAGAATTGTAA
- a CDS encoding glycoside hydrolase family 65 protein — protein MKNYIKADEWNIIEEGFDPHLNKISESIFSLGNGRMGQRANFEETYTGETLPGNYVAGVYYPDKTRVGWWKNGYPEYFAKVLNAANWVGIEVKIDDEILDLATAEVSDFKRVLNMHAGYLERSFTAKLKSGKTLKVKSTRFCSIADDEVGAIRYNITPLDFDGKLTLTPFIDGDVKNQDSNYDEKFWDMVADEISGTEAYIKLRTKKTEFEVCTGSNIELYKNTEKLDINPEAVRKEKFVGQTFSVDVKANDEITLVKIAANLSSENYPKESLLKETKSVIAKASAKGFDTLLKEQGEAWAGKWEESDIIIKGDVSAQQAIRFNIFQLFQTYTGKDDRLNIGPKGFTGEKYGGSTYWDTEAYCVPFYLATAPQEVSKNLLVYRYKQLGKAIENAEKLGFKNGAVLYPMVTMNGEECHNEWEITFEEIHRNGAIAFAIFNYIRYTGDESYLSDFGLEVLIGIARFWKQRVNWSNNKQQYVMLGVTGPNEYENNVNNNWYTNVLATWCMKYATEAAEIVKTQQPEKYNSLLKSLNFDQKEFTDWADIIDQMYYPQDEKLGIFLQQDGYLDKEQTLVKDLPASERPINQKWSWDRILRSCFIKQADVLQGLYFFEEDYDLDTLKRNFDFYEPRTVHESSLSPCVHSILAAKLNDETRAYEFYLRTARLDLDDYNNDTEDGLHITSMAGTWMSVVEGFAGMRVRDGKLHFNPFLPGKWKSFSFTIGFRGATLKINITESGISIKNHAAIDLEIGIRNQLYKLAGNTEIEVNNTELV, from the coding sequence ATGAAAAACTACATTAAAGCAGATGAGTGGAATATTATCGAAGAAGGCTTTGATCCACATTTAAATAAAATTTCGGAAAGTATTTTCAGCCTGGGCAATGGTCGCATGGGGCAGCGAGCCAATTTTGAAGAAACCTATACCGGAGAAACTCTGCCGGGCAATTATGTTGCAGGTGTTTATTATCCCGATAAAACCCGTGTGGGATGGTGGAAAAACGGTTATCCGGAATATTTTGCAAAAGTGTTAAATGCAGCAAACTGGGTAGGTATCGAAGTGAAAATCGATGATGAAATCCTGGATCTGGCAACAGCTGAAGTGAGCGATTTTAAACGTGTGCTGAACATGCATGCCGGATATCTGGAGCGTAGTTTCACCGCGAAATTAAAAAGTGGTAAAACCCTAAAAGTTAAATCGACACGTTTTTGCAGCATAGCTGATGATGAAGTTGGCGCTATCCGTTACAATATTACGCCGCTGGATTTTGATGGAAAATTAACTTTAACACCTTTTATTGATGGTGATGTAAAAAATCAGGACAGTAACTACGATGAAAAATTCTGGGATATGGTTGCTGATGAAATTTCAGGAACGGAAGCCTACATCAAATTAAGGACAAAGAAAACTGAATTTGAGGTTTGCACCGGAAGCAACATCGAACTGTATAAAAATACAGAGAAATTAGACATTAACCCAGAAGCTGTCCGCAAAGAGAAATTCGTCGGACAAACTTTTTCTGTTGATGTAAAAGCAAACGATGAAATTACTCTGGTTAAAATTGCGGCGAATTTATCTTCAGAAAATTACCCTAAAGAATCACTTTTAAAAGAAACCAAATCAGTAATTGCCAAAGCATCTGCTAAGGGGTTTGATACTTTATTAAAAGAACAAGGCGAAGCCTGGGCAGGCAAGTGGGAAGAAAGCGATATCATTATCAAAGGCGACGTTTCAGCTCAACAGGCTATTCGTTTTAATATTTTTCAACTTTTTCAAACCTATACCGGTAAAGATGACCGATTGAACATTGGTCCGAAAGGTTTTACCGGAGAGAAATATGGTGGCTCAACTTATTGGGATACCGAAGCTTATTGTGTGCCTTTTTACCTGGCAACTGCTCCACAGGAAGTAAGTAAAAACCTGTTGGTATATCGCTATAAACAATTAGGTAAAGCCATAGAAAATGCGGAGAAATTAGGTTTTAAAAATGGTGCGGTATTGTATCCAATGGTAACGATGAATGGTGAAGAATGCCATAATGAGTGGGAAATTACTTTCGAGGAAATCCACCGTAATGGTGCCATTGCCTTTGCCATTTTTAATTACATCCGTTATACTGGCGATGAAAGCTACCTTTCTGATTTTGGTTTAGAAGTATTGATTGGTATTGCCCGTTTCTGGAAACAACGCGTTAACTGGAGCAACAATAAACAGCAATATGTAATGCTTGGCGTAACCGGGCCAAATGAGTACGAAAACAACGTCAATAACAACTGGTACACCAATGTTCTGGCCACATGGTGTATGAAATATGCCACCGAAGCTGCCGAAATTGTAAAAACACAGCAGCCGGAAAAATATAACAGCTTGTTAAAAAGTTTAAACTTCGATCAAAAAGAATTTACCGATTGGGCTGATATTATCGACCAGATGTATTATCCGCAGGATGAAAAACTGGGTATTTTCTTACAGCAGGATGGTTATTTAGATAAGGAACAAACTTTGGTTAAAGATCTGCCAGCGAGCGAAAGGCCGATTAACCAAAAATGGAGCTGGGACAGGATTTTACGTTCGTGTTTTATTAAACAGGCTGATGTTTTACAAGGCTTATATTTCTTTGAAGAAGATTATGATCTGGATACATTAAAACGCAACTTCGATTTTTATGAGCCGCGTACGGTACACGAAAGTTCGTTGTCGCCTTGCGTTCACAGTATTTTGGCAGCCAAATTAAACGACGAAACCCGCGCCTACGAATTCTACTTACGTACTGCACGTTTAGACCTTGATGATTATAATAACGATACTGAGGATGGTTTACACATCACCTCGATGGCAGGAACCTGGATGAGTGTGGTAGAAGGTTTTGCAGGCATGCGTGTGCGCGACGGTAAATTGCATTTTAATCCTTTCTTGCCAGGCAAGTGGAAGTCATTTTCGTTTACCATTGGCTTCAGAGGAGCTACCTTAAAAATTAATATCACCGAGAGCGGCATCAGCATTAAAAACCACGCAGCTATTGATTTGGAAATCGGTATCAGAAACCAGCTTTATAAATTGGCCGGAAATACTGAAATTGAAGTAAATAATACAGAGTTGGTATGA
- a CDS encoding alpha-amylase family glycosyl hydrolase, with product MRKVKGVKVEGRGLKSKTLSDGRCYSAQSLSVFGSNKEWLFTLFFTFIILSIPSFAQKKRTKMNDKQIVIYQLLPRLFGNKNTTNTPYGTIEQNGSGKFNDITDKALDGIKELHVNYVWYTGAIAHASLTDYSAYGIKVDDADVVKGRAGSPYAIRDYYDVDPDLAVDVKNRMDEFEALIKRTHAKNLKILIDFVPNHVARSYHSYSKPDGVVDFGAEDEVTKAFSPKNDFYYIPGQALVVPANGQKTPLSALQDAKFKENPAKATGNNVFSAQPKYDDWYETIKLNYGVDYQNGEKKYFDPIPPVWLKMRDILTFWTNKGIDGFRCDMAEMVPIAFWNWVIPQVKKVNPDLIFIGEAYIPQVYKQYLDEGKFDYLYDKVGLYDGLKRLVRNEPNADVKDISFVWQKESAGFGQRMLRFLENHDEERIASAGFAGKAELALPAMVVTATLGGGPVMLYFGQEVGEPGKGQEGFGEDDNRTTIFDYWGVPNHQKWMNGGLFDGHKLNAAQQNLRAYYKQLLKVTTTSDAVINGRIYEVPATGNMNKRMYAFIRYSGKQRLLIVANFNRTEALTANIQIPEEILKVKSSSPVTELLTGKKLNIPAGTSIPVTLAPVSAQVIEF from the coding sequence ATGAGAAAGGTAAAGGGTGTAAAGGTTGAGGGTAGAGGGTTAAAATCTAAAACTTTATCTGATGGAAGATGTTATTCTGCTCAAAGCTTATCCGTATTTGGAAGTAATAAAGAGTGGCTATTTACACTTTTTTTTACCTTTATAATACTCTCTATACCATCTTTTGCACAAAAAAAGCGTACAAAAATGAACGATAAACAGATCGTTATATATCAGTTACTGCCCCGTTTGTTCGGGAATAAAAATACTACTAATACACCTTACGGAACCATCGAACAAAATGGTTCTGGCAAGTTTAACGATATTACCGATAAAGCTTTAGATGGTATAAAAGAACTCCATGTAAATTACGTTTGGTATACAGGAGCCATTGCACACGCCAGCCTAACCGATTATTCTGCTTACGGAATTAAGGTTGATGATGCTGATGTGGTAAAAGGCAGGGCAGGTTCGCCTTATGCCATCCGCGATTATTATGATGTGGATCCTGATTTAGCTGTTGATGTTAAAAACAGGATGGATGAATTTGAGGCTTTGATTAAAAGAACACATGCCAAAAACTTAAAAATTTTGATCGATTTTGTACCCAATCATGTCGCCAGGAGTTACCATTCTTATTCAAAACCGGATGGCGTAGTTGATTTTGGGGCAGAGGATGAGGTAACCAAAGCATTTAGCCCTAAAAACGATTTTTATTATATACCTGGTCAGGCTTTGGTGGTTCCTGCAAATGGGCAAAAAACACCACTTTCGGCACTTCAGGATGCTAAGTTTAAAGAGAATCCAGCAAAAGCAACTGGGAACAATGTGTTTTCTGCTCAGCCTAAATACGATGATTGGTACGAAACCATCAAGTTAAATTATGGAGTAGATTATCAAAATGGGGAGAAAAAATATTTCGATCCCATTCCACCGGTTTGGCTAAAAATGCGTGATATTTTAACCTTTTGGACCAATAAAGGGATTGATGGTTTCAGATGTGATATGGCCGAAATGGTTCCTATTGCATTTTGGAACTGGGTCATTCCTCAGGTTAAAAAAGTGAATCCTGATTTAATTTTTATCGGAGAAGCCTATATTCCACAAGTGTACAAACAATATTTAGACGAAGGTAAATTCGATTACCTGTACGATAAGGTAGGTTTATATGATGGTTTAAAAAGATTGGTCAGGAATGAACCAAACGCAGATGTAAAAGATATTAGTTTCGTTTGGCAGAAAGAGAGTGCTGGTTTTGGCCAACGCATGTTACGCTTTTTGGAAAACCATGATGAAGAACGCATCGCATCTGCAGGATTTGCAGGCAAGGCCGAACTGGCTCTACCTGCAATGGTAGTTACGGCAACTTTAGGTGGTGGTCCGGTGATGCTTTATTTTGGTCAGGAAGTTGGCGAACCGGGAAAAGGGCAAGAGGGTTTTGGTGAGGACGATAATAGGACCACCATTTTCGATTATTGGGGCGTTCCGAATCACCAGAAATGGATGAACGGCGGCTTATTTGATGGCCATAAATTAAATGCTGCCCAGCAAAATCTAAGGGCTTATTATAAGCAATTATTAAAAGTAACCACAACAAGTGATGCTGTAATTAATGGCAGAATTTATGAAGTGCCTGCTACCGGCAATATGAATAAGCGCATGTACGCTTTTATCCGTTATTCAGGTAAACAACGTCTATTGATCGTGGCCAATTTTAATCGAACAGAAGCTTTAACTGCCAACATTCAAATCCCAGAGGAGATTTTAAAGGTTAAAAGTTCATCGCCCGTTACCGAGCTGTTAACAGGTAAAAAATTAAATATTCCCGCAGGAACAAGCATTCCAGTAACCCTGGCACCGGTTAGTGCACAGGTGATAGAATTTTAA
- a CDS encoding MFS transporter → MTLKTIFENPKLTLAQIINMSVGFFGIQFGWDLQRANMGRIYENLGANPDQVPLLFLAAPLTGLLVQPVIGYLSDRTWHPKWGRRRPYFMLGAIVSSIALIFMPHSSVLWMAAGLLWILDVFGNIAMEPFRAFVTDKLPDSQVNRGFIMQSMMIGLGGSVASALPWIMNNVFHLTNTAAQGNIPENVKFSFYIGAFFFFAAVLWTVLTTKEYPPQDVDFKEKVKESNKGFGGGAREIFHALRNMPKRMQIVSLVQFFTWPGLFLMWFYYTTAVAVNVFGGKDAADPVYAHGADFGSLTLAYYSVITFLFALVLPKIADTLGRKTTHALCLICGAIGLISVAWVHDKNMLYLCMTGVGIAWASILSMPYAMLSGSLPKDKIGIYMGIFNFFIVLPEIIASLGFGWLMRNVLNNDRLLAVQLGGGLMILAAIICYLFIREPKKADEVLTSKLEVEENRSV, encoded by the coding sequence ATGACGTTAAAAACAATATTCGAGAACCCCAAATTAACACTCGCACAGATCATCAACATGAGCGTTGGTTTTTTCGGGATCCAGTTCGGTTGGGATTTACAAAGGGCCAACATGGGGCGTATTTACGAAAACCTGGGCGCCAATCCCGATCAGGTTCCATTATTGTTTTTGGCAGCACCTTTAACCGGATTGCTCGTTCAGCCTGTTATTGGTTACCTGAGCGACCGTACCTGGCATCCAAAATGGGGGAGAAGAAGACCTTATTTTATGCTTGGAGCTATTGTAAGTAGTATTGCCTTAATCTTTATGCCACATAGCAGTGTATTGTGGATGGCAGCCGGACTGCTTTGGATTCTGGATGTTTTTGGAAACATTGCCATGGAACCTTTCCGCGCTTTTGTTACTGATAAATTGCCTGATAGCCAGGTGAACCGTGGTTTTATTATGCAGAGTATGATGATTGGTTTGGGTGGGAGTGTTGCATCAGCCTTGCCCTGGATCATGAACAATGTTTTCCATTTAACTAATACGGCAGCGCAAGGTAATATCCCCGAAAATGTAAAATTTTCTTTTTATATCGGTGCATTTTTCTTTTTCGCTGCAGTATTATGGACGGTGCTTACCACTAAAGAATACCCGCCTCAGGATGTAGATTTCAAAGAAAAAGTAAAAGAAAGCAATAAAGGTTTTGGTGGTGGTGCAAGAGAGATTTTTCATGCCTTGAGGAATATGCCAAAAAGGATGCAGATTGTTTCCCTGGTTCAGTTTTTTACCTGGCCAGGTTTATTTTTAATGTGGTTTTATTACACTACAGCCGTTGCTGTTAATGTTTTTGGCGGTAAAGATGCTGCTGATCCGGTTTATGCACATGGTGCAGATTTTGGCAGTTTAACACTTGCTTATTACAGTGTAATTACTTTTCTGTTTGCCCTGGTACTACCAAAAATTGCCGATACATTGGGCCGCAAAACCACCCATGCCCTTTGTTTAATCTGCGGAGCAATCGGTTTGATCAGTGTGGCCTGGGTGCACGATAAAAATATGCTGTATTTATGCATGACAGGCGTGGGTATTGCCTGGGCCAGTATCCTTTCTATGCCTTATGCTATGTTAAGCGGATCGCTGCCTAAAGATAAAATCGGGATTTACATGGGGATTTTCAACTTCTTTATTGTATTGCCAGAAATTATTGCTTCGCTTGGTTTTGGGTGGCTTATGCGTAATGTGCTCAATAACGACAGGCTTTTGGCGGTACAATTAGGCGGTGGATTGATGATTTTAGCGGCAATAATCTGTTATTTATTTATCCGTGAACCAAAGAAAGCAGATGAAGTTTTAACTTCAAAACTGGAAGTAGAAGAAAATAGATCGGTCTAA